The following proteins come from a genomic window of Candidatus Bipolaricaulis sibiricus:
- a CDS encoding WD-40 repeat protein encodes MGTARTMIEPAEVIPVGILVLVCFTLVLGTPTLAEGLLTPIVALDLPNTSALAFSPDGSTLAVARGNEIHVLRCEDWGELRRLVGHTGSVTSVTFSRSGTVLVSSSWDGTVRLWDASTGELRREIGVSRGASDVFSAAISPDEQTLVSGAVESGTGFALVMWFDGATGRLERSKIVSLARQTLVLGGGKTTLLNYVRSIQFSPDGSLVAGAFTDKAVRIWDARSGDLAGTLAEHAGSVNAIAFSPDGTCLVAATWREAVVWDVASGTPIRTLGGHRNEVRATAYSPQGSVLATGGYDGVLRLWDAGSGELLESVEVLRPKTGFGAPPDQGILSIAFAPDGQMIAAAGSDGRVHVWKVGCP; translated from the coding sequence ATGGGAACTGCTCGCACTATGATCGAGCCAGCGGAGGTGATCCCTGTGGGAATCCTCGTTCTGGTCTGTTTCACCTTGGTCTTGGGCACCCCAACGCTGGCAGAGGGACTGCTGACACCGATCGTGGCGCTGGATCTACCGAACACGTCTGCGCTCGCGTTCTCGCCCGACGGGTCGACCCTTGCTGTCGCCCGGGGAAACGAGATCCATGTTCTGCGTTGCGAAGACTGGGGGGAGCTGAGACGCTTGGTAGGGCATACGGGTTCCGTGACCAGCGTGACCTTCTCGAGGAGTGGGACGGTCCTTGTCAGTTCCTCCTGGGACGGGACCGTGCGCCTGTGGGATGCCTCCACGGGCGAGCTTCGGCGAGAGATCGGCGTGAGCCGAGGGGCATCCGATGTCTTCTCGGCAGCGATCAGCCCCGACGAGCAGACGCTGGTGTCGGGAGCGGTGGAGTCTGGGACAGGGTTTGCGCTGGTGATGTGGTTCGATGGGGCGACGGGCCGCCTCGAGCGGAGCAAGATCGTCTCCCTTGCCCGGCAGACTTTGGTTCTGGGCGGCGGGAAGACGACCCTTCTCAACTACGTGCGATCGATCCAGTTCAGCCCGGATGGGTCACTCGTCGCCGGGGCGTTCACCGATAAGGCAGTGCGGATCTGGGACGCGCGGAGCGGGGATCTTGCGGGGACGCTTGCCGAACACGCCGGCTCGGTGAACGCGATCGCGTTCAGTCCGGACGGGACGTGCCTCGTCGCTGCCACGTGGCGGGAAGCGGTGGTCTGGGACGTCGCCTCCGGAACCCCGATCAGGACCCTCGGCGGACACCGGAACGAGGTCCGAGCGACAGCCTACTCCCCACAGGGGTCAGTCCTGGCAACGGGAGGGTACGACGGCGTGCTGCGCCTGTGGGACGCCGGATCGGGGGAGCTCTTGGAGTCCGTGGAGGTGCTGCGCCCGAAGACCGGGTTTGGAGCACCGCCCGACCAGGGGATACTGTCGATCGCGTTTGCGCCCGACGGCCAGATGATCGCCGCCGCAGGATCCGACGGCCGAGTACACGTGTGGAAGGTCGGGTGCCCCTGA
- a CDS encoding Bis(5'-nucleosyl)-tetraphosphatase (asymmetrical), translating to MDDCVFCRIVAGDSPASVVYGDDVVMAFLDLRPVNPGHTLVIPKCHAATLADLDEETGRHLWTIAAHTAAALRQSGLRCEGINLRLADGEAAGQEVPHVHLHVVPRYRGDPVQRGAGRGTRPSREELDRIAAQIRSRYGYRSVDRLLP from the coding sequence ATGGACGACTGCGTGTTCTGTCGGATCGTGGCGGGGGACAGCCCGGCAAGCGTGGTCTACGGAGACGACGTGGTCATGGCGTTCCTTGACCTTCGCCCCGTCAACCCCGGGCACACGTTGGTCATCCCCAAGTGCCACGCTGCCACGCTGGCTGACCTGGACGAGGAGACGGGCCGCCACCTGTGGACGATCGCCGCCCACACAGCCGCCGCCCTCCGGCAGTCCGGGTTGAGGTGCGAGGGGATCAACCTTCGTCTTGCCGACGGCGAAGCCGCGGGGCAAGAGGTCCCCCACGTCCACCTCCACGTTGTCCCCCGATACCGAGGTGATCCAGTGCAGCGGGGCGCGGGCAGGGGCACACGACCGTCCCGGGAGGAGCTCGATCGCATCGCGGCCCAGATCCGTTCTCGCTATGGGTACCGGTCGGTGGATCGGTTGCTGCCATGA
- a CDS encoding Acetyltransferase, GNAT family, which yields MNFAVHPLTPERWADLEALFLARGCAMARSCWCMYYRESSRIAVPARLTAAEYRRQRLQALAADDPPPGLIGYRDGVPVGWVSLGPREAFPRLRRSPVAKAVDDLPVWSIVCFVVPPAYRNQGVATGLLQGAIAFARERGAVALEAYPVDKPVRSADASMWFGAMSMYAKAGFVEVARRRPERPVVRLGLGSA from the coding sequence ATGAACTTCGCTGTTCATCCGTTGACCCCGGAGCGGTGGGCGGATCTAGAGGCGCTGTTCCTCGCCCGGGGCTGCGCGATGGCGCGGAGCTGCTGGTGCATGTACTACCGCGAGAGCAGCAGGATCGCTGTCCCCGCCAGGCTCACGGCAGCTGAGTATCGACGACAGCGGTTGCAGGCTCTCGCTGCGGACGATCCGCCCCCAGGCCTGATCGGGTACCGCGACGGGGTGCCGGTGGGATGGGTTTCGCTCGGGCCCCGGGAGGCGTTCCCCCGGTTGCGCCGGTCGCCGGTGGCCAAGGCAGTGGACGACCTGCCCGTGTGGTCGATCGTGTGCTTCGTTGTCCCGCCGGCATACCGGAACCAGGGAGTCGCGACGGGGCTCCTGCAGGGCGCGATCGCGTTCGCCCGTGAACGGGGCGCCGTGGCGTTAGAGGCGTACCCCGTGGACAAGCCCGTCCGCAGCGCAGACGCGTCGATGTGGTTCGGGGCGATGTCGATGTACGCCAAGGCGGGGTTCGTGGAGGTGGCGCGCCGCCGGCCGGAGCGGCCGGTGGTGCGGCTCGGGCTCGGCAGCGCGTAG
- a CDS encoding peptidase S8 and S53 subtilisin kexin sedolisin produces the protein MRKSWNRWVALGIVVLGALLAGCAHLVGPEDPVGSLDPAAPLTGVPGQGAAFAPDQILVRFTSAATPSAVASVHGRLGGQVVQVIPGINVQVVRIPLGKVPEMVQAYLAEGLVEFAEPDYVAVACYVPNDPGYTNQWALPKIQAPQAWDLTKGSSTIRIAILDTGIDQDHEDLKAKIVANKNFTTSRTVDDKYGHGTHCAGIAAAITDNGKGVAGVGFNTSLMNGKVLGDNGSGQYSWIANGIIWAADNGAHVISMSLGGSSGSTTLQDAVAYAYNKGAVLVAAAGNDNTSSPSYPAYYEQCIAVAATDQNDAKASFSNYGSWVDIAAPGVSIYSTLPNHPNRIGTRNYGSLSGTSMATPHVAGVAALIKVRYPSLSNADIAQKMISTADPTTGFSPALGRVNAYKSVQ, from the coding sequence ATGCGGAAGTCGTGGAATCGATGGGTTGCTCTGGGCATTGTGGTACTGGGTGCGCTTCTTGCGGGCTGTGCCCATCTCGTCGGTCCCGAGGATCCGGTGGGGTCGCTCGATCCTGCCGCTCCTCTGACGGGTGTTCCCGGCCAGGGCGCAGCATTCGCGCCCGACCAAATCCTGGTGAGGTTCACCTCAGCCGCCACCCCGAGCGCGGTGGCAAGCGTCCACGGCAGGTTGGGCGGGCAGGTAGTCCAGGTCATCCCGGGAATCAACGTCCAGGTTGTCCGCATCCCGCTCGGCAAGGTCCCAGAGATGGTGCAGGCCTACCTGGCGGAGGGCCTCGTCGAGTTCGCGGAGCCGGACTACGTGGCTGTGGCCTGTTACGTTCCCAACGATCCGGGGTACACCAACCAATGGGCCCTCCCCAAGATCCAGGCTCCCCAGGCGTGGGACCTGACCAAGGGATCGTCCACGATTCGCATCGCGATCCTGGACACAGGCATCGATCAGGACCACGAGGACCTCAAGGCGAAGATCGTGGCGAACAAGAACTTCACCACCAGCCGCACCGTGGATGACAAGTATGGACACGGTACCCACTGCGCAGGCATCGCGGCAGCGATCACCGACAACGGCAAGGGCGTCGCCGGCGTAGGCTTCAACACCAGCCTCATGAACGGGAAGGTCCTGGGTGACAATGGAAGCGGCCAGTACAGCTGGATCGCCAACGGCATCATCTGGGCTGCGGACAACGGAGCTCACGTTATCAGCATGAGCCTGGGAGGGAGCTCCGGGTCGACCACGCTGCAGGATGCGGTCGCCTATGCCTACAACAAGGGCGCGGTGCTGGTAGCGGCGGCGGGGAACGACAACACGAGCAGCCCAAGCTACCCCGCGTACTATGAGCAGTGCATCGCTGTGGCGGCTACGGATCAGAACGACGCCAAGGCCAGCTTTTCCAACTACGGTTCGTGGGTGGACATCGCTGCCCCCGGCGTGAGCATCTACTCGACGCTCCCCAATCATCCAAACCGGATCGGCACGAGGAACTACGGTTCGTTGAGCGGGACTTCGATGGCGACTCCCCATGTGGCAGGTGTAGCTGCTCTGATCAAGGTGCGCTACCCCAGCCTGAGCAATGCCGATATCGCCCAGAAGATGATCTCAACTGCAGATCCCACAACGGGCTTCAGTCCTGCGTTAGGGCGGGTGAACGCCTACAAGTCAGTGCAGTAG